A DNA window from Thermosynechococcaceae cyanobacterium Okahandja contains the following coding sequences:
- the eda gene encoding bifunctional 4-hydroxy-2-oxoglutarate aldolase/2-dehydro-3-deoxy-phosphogluconate aldolase: MTVVGQQRLAFLEPLPLIAVLRAREPEGAIAQAAVYIHAGLTCLEVTWTTPEAAAILQHLRQQYPHCTIGAATLRSVPMLEAALAAGAQFLVSPHTALDLVPVAQAAQVPLLLGALTPTEIVQAWQAGATAVKVFPVMALGGATYVQMLKQPFPEIPLVPCGGIPWSEVLPLLKAGAIAIGMGSQLSRGLTPLELKAQVEQIRQAWQQLARGF, from the coding sequence GTGACTGTGGTTGGGCAACAACGGCTAGCATTTTTAGAGCCTTTACCTCTGATTGCAGTGCTGCGGGCACGGGAGCCGGAGGGGGCGATCGCCCAAGCAGCGGTGTATATCCATGCCGGACTCACCTGTTTAGAAGTGACTTGGACCACGCCCGAGGCAGCGGCTATTCTTCAGCATCTACGGCAGCAGTATCCCCACTGCACAATTGGTGCGGCCACGTTACGTTCAGTTCCGATGCTAGAAGCGGCACTTGCGGCAGGTGCGCAGTTCTTGGTTAGCCCCCACACCGCCCTTGACCTCGTTCCTGTTGCCCAGGCGGCTCAGGTGCCCTTGCTGTTGGGTGCCCTCACGCCAACAGAAATTGTACAGGCGTGGCAGGCGGGTGCCACTGCGGTGAAAGTGTTTCCGGTGATGGCGCTGGGGGGAGCCACCTACGTGCAGATGCTCAAGCAGCCCTTTCCCGAGATTCCCCTCGTTCCCTGTGGTGGTATTCCCTGGTCGGAGGTGTTACCCCTATTGAAGGCGGGGGCGATCGCCATCGGTATGGGGAGCCAACTGAGCCGTGGCTTAACCCCCCTTGAACTTAAGGCGCAGGTGGAGCAGATTCGTCAGGCGTGGCAACAACTGGCGAGAGGGTTCTAA
- a CDS encoding PAS domain S-box protein, producing MVKQLSPRFFSQLSVSWQRLGLRWKLMVALAVTAIFPVAIVTESLIQLSTFNFERQLEEQLRSSLDDLDWEINNLSYEARIQALLIANALRAENGNLRLRDLMSPERLAGVLERVDVSEQPMNIMMITDAEGNVLAQRTMLLAPGENQLLSLQEQFSSPYRLTPHRTSSIAQLAPFQVGRDRQEMISGLVLLNRQEIKLLGLERQARIPLRPQPIHNLPLEEQPAPDGTYPIEQGDIGLFAFAAKPLYENNRLQGMVFTGVLLNNMPDLVDRTQQWSTVETVATIFAQDLRIATNVPYLDGQTRAIGTRVSRQVANTVLHEDREFRGKANIIGSSYATVYQPLHDFRQQLGLPHPPPIGIAFVGKSQAWISAMIVQKRLAAFVITLVTLVGAAGWAYISANAIVKPIQALASSTRRVREGNLDAHVRVESFDEVGDLAESFNSMLVQLQRSFRELEHKNRSLEQIRDELIEANEQFEAVLNAVPGTISWINAEGIYKGVNRKLAETLNLPPEAFIGRPLGFLREDGELAEFMQQFVNSPDLFASRVISVKRNGRVIFYLVALQKYMKGTHTVSVGIDITDRIRAEEALRIAEENYRSIFENALEGIFQSNTDGRFIRVNAAMASIFGFDSPGEMVASVRSIPDEVYVEEATREEVMNHFERGNTTGHFEFKAYRRDRQIIWVEVGMRVVRTPDGGIAYYEGLVQDITERKYREQAMQQQIEELKVEIDHEKRRQQVAEITETEYFQQLRQQATHLRKRSHRITT from the coding sequence CCTCAGTTACGAAGCCCGCATTCAAGCTCTGCTGATTGCCAATGCCCTGCGGGCGGAGAACGGTAACCTGCGGCTGCGCGACTTGATGAGTCCTGAACGGCTAGCTGGAGTGCTAGAGCGGGTGGATGTTTCTGAGCAGCCCATGAACATCATGATGATTACGGATGCCGAAGGGAACGTGCTGGCGCAACGCACAATGCTGCTCGCCCCCGGTGAGAATCAGTTGCTCAGCTTGCAGGAGCAGTTCTCTTCCCCCTATCGGTTGACCCCCCACCGCACCAGCAGTATTGCCCAGTTGGCTCCCTTCCAAGTGGGTCGCGATCGCCAAGAGATGATTAGCGGCCTTGTACTACTGAATCGGCAGGAAATCAAGTTATTGGGGTTAGAGCGCCAAGCAAGGATTCCCCTACGTCCGCAGCCCATCCACAACCTGCCCCTAGAGGAACAACCAGCGCCAGATGGCACCTACCCCATCGAGCAGGGTGACATTGGTCTTTTTGCATTTGCCGCCAAACCCCTCTACGAAAATAATCGCTTACAGGGGATGGTTTTTACGGGTGTGCTGCTCAACAATATGCCGGATCTGGTGGATCGTACTCAACAATGGTCCACCGTTGAAACCGTAGCCACCATCTTTGCCCAAGATTTACGAATTGCCACCAATGTGCCGTACCTCGACGGCCAAACCCGCGCCATCGGTACCCGCGTTTCGCGGCAGGTCGCCAACACTGTCCTGCACGAAGATCGCGAGTTTCGAGGCAAGGCCAATATCATTGGTTCATCCTACGCAACGGTGTACCAGCCCCTGCACGACTTTCGCCAGCAGCTTGGGCTACCCCACCCGCCCCCTATCGGCATTGCCTTTGTGGGTAAATCCCAAGCATGGATCTCCGCCATGATTGTCCAAAAGCGACTGGCGGCCTTTGTGATTACGTTGGTTACCCTTGTAGGTGCCGCAGGCTGGGCCTACATTAGTGCCAATGCTATTGTGAAGCCTATCCAAGCCCTTGCCAGTTCAACCCGACGGGTGCGCGAAGGTAACTTGGATGCCCACGTACGGGTAGAGTCCTTTGACGAGGTGGGGGATCTGGCGGAATCCTTTAATTCAATGCTGGTGCAGTTGCAGCGCTCATTTCGCGAACTAGAGCACAAAAATCGTTCCCTTGAGCAAATTCGCGACGAACTCATTGAAGCCAACGAACAGTTTGAGGCCGTCTTAAACGCGGTTCCGGGAACCATTTCTTGGATTAATGCCGAAGGAATTTATAAGGGGGTGAACCGCAAACTCGCAGAAACGCTGAACTTGCCACCGGAGGCATTTATTGGCCGTCCCCTTGGCTTTTTGCGCGAAGATGGCGAGCTAGCCGAGTTTATGCAACAGTTTGTTAACTCTCCTGATCTGTTTGCCTCGCGGGTTATTTCGGTAAAACGCAATGGCCGGGTGATTTTCTATCTTGTTGCCCTGCAAAAGTACATGAAAGGTACCCACACGGTCTCGGTGGGGATTGATATTACCGATCGCATCCGGGCGGAGGAAGCGCTGCGCATTGCCGAAGAAAATTACCGCAGTATTTTTGAAAATGCCCTCGAAGGAATCTTCCAATCTAACACCGATGGCCGCTTTATTCGGGTGAATGCTGCCATGGCCAGTATTTTTGGTTTTGACTCACCTGGGGAGATGGTCGCTTCTGTTCGGAGTATTCCCGACGAAGTGTACGTGGAGGAGGCCACCCGCGAAGAAGTTATGAATCACTTTGAGCGTGGCAATACAACGGGGCATTTTGAGTTCAAAGCCTATCGGCGCGATCGCCAGATCATTTGGGTCGAGGTGGGGATGCGCGTCGTCCGTACCCCTGACGGTGGTATTGCTTATTACGAGGGTCTCGTGCAGGACATCACCGAGCGCAAGTATCGCGAACAGGCCATGCAACAGCAAATTGAAGAATTAAAGGTGGAAATTGACCACGAAAAACGGCGGCAACAGGTGGCAGAAATTACTGAGACGGAGTATTTCCAACAGTTGCGACAGCAGGCCACCCATTTGCGCAAACGGAGCCATCGCATTACCACGTAA
- a CDS encoding DUF1997 domain-containing protein produces the protein MTHANGDAEPSSRATLTVDRPPFIFHNQFQGWMEVYAPVQRYEQYLNNHHEWFYRCAQPMRAEPVGQHGYILTIGRYGSHGYEVEPKIGLHLLPQEQGVYRIETIPVPEQPFLNYEVNFQAAMELVPQTAQPETDPELIERHIYHYTRVNWHLDLRVEMYFPKFIYRLPHGLVQGTGNRVLAQIVRQVSYRLTAKVQDDFHATIGLDLGKRWRRQRFHAERVRTLSPVVATPDESAPPAP, from the coding sequence ATGACCCATGCCAACGGTGATGCGGAACCGTCGAGTCGTGCCACCCTGACAGTTGATCGCCCCCCATTTATTTTTCACAATCAGTTTCAAGGCTGGATGGAGGTTTACGCACCCGTACAGCGCTATGAGCAGTACCTAAACAACCACCACGAGTGGTTTTACCGCTGTGCTCAGCCCATGCGAGCCGAACCCGTTGGTCAGCACGGCTATATTCTTACCATTGGCCGTTATGGCTCCCATGGTTACGAAGTAGAGCCGAAAATTGGCCTGCATCTGCTGCCCCAAGAGCAAGGAGTGTATCGTATTGAAACCATTCCGGTGCCGGAGCAGCCGTTTTTGAACTACGAGGTTAACTTTCAGGCAGCGATGGAACTGGTCCCCCAAACAGCACAGCCAGAGACAGACCCAGAACTGATTGAGCGCCACATTTACCATTACACCCGCGTGAACTGGCACTTGGATCTGCGGGTGGAGATGTATTTTCCCAAGTTTATCTACCGCTTACCCCATGGGTTGGTTCAGGGCACCGGTAATCGGGTACTAGCTCAAATTGTGCGCCAAGTCTCCTACCGCTTGACGGCCAAAGTCCAAGATGACTTTCATGCCACCATTGGTTTGGATCTAGGAAAACGCTGGCGACGTCAACGCTTTCATGCGGAGCGGGTTAGAACCCTCTCGCCAGTTGTTGCCACGCCTGACGAATCTGCTCCACCTGCGCCTTAA